One window from the genome of Ailuropoda melanoleuca isolate Jingjing chromosome 5, ASM200744v2, whole genome shotgun sequence encodes:
- the CTSB gene encoding cathepsin B isoform X2: MPGNSGLTARPSKRSETRAPAGPAGCNGGFPAEAWNFWTKQGLVSGGLYESHVGCRPYSIPPCEHHVNGSRPPCTGEGDTPKCSKFCEPGYTPSYKEDKHYGCSSYSVSSSEKEIMAEIYKNGPVEAAFTVYSDFLLYKSGVYQHVTGEMMGGHAVRILGWGVENGTPYWLVGNSWNTDWGDNGFFKILRGRDHCGIESEIVAGIPCTDQYWKKI, from the exons ATGCCCGGGAACAGTGGCCTAACTGCCCGACCATCAAAGAGATCCGAGACCAGGGCTCCTGCGGGTCCTGCTGG CTGTAACGGGGGCTTTCCTGCTGAAGCTTGGAACTTCTGGACAAAACAAGGCCTGGTTTCCGGTGGTCTCTACGAATCTCATGTAG GCTGCAGACCCTACTCCATTCCTCCCTGCGAGCACCACGTGAACGGCTCCCGGCCCCCATGCACAGGGGAGGGGGATACCCCCAAGTGCAGCAAGTTCTGCGAGCCCGGCTACACCCCGTCCTACAAAGAAGACAAGCACTATG GATGCAGTTCCTACAGCGTGTCCAGCAGCGAGAAGGAGATCATGGCGGAGATCTACAAGAACGGCCCGGTGGAGGCGGCCTTCACCGTGTATTCCGACTTCCTGCTGTACAAGTCTG GAGTATACCAGCACGTCACTGGAGAGATGATGGGGGGCCATGCTGTCCGCATCCTGGGCTGGGGAGTGGAGAACGGCACGCCCTACTGGCTGGTTGGCAACTCCTGGAACACGGACTGGGGCGACAATG GTTTCTTTAAAATCCTCAGAGGACGGGATCACTGTGGAATCGAATCAGAAATTGTGGCTGGGATCCCATGTACTGACCAGTACTGGAAAAAGATCTAA
- the CTSB gene encoding cathepsin B isoform X1, translated as MWQLLACLSCLVVLAGAQSRPPFQLLSDELVNYVNKRNTTWKAGHNFHNVDPSYLRRLCGTFLGGPKLPQRVWFAENMVLPENFDAREQWPNCPTIKEIRDQGSCGSCWAFGAVEAISDRICIRTNGHVNVEVSAEDMLTCCGDQCGDGCNGGFPAEAWNFWTKQGLVSGGLYESHVGCRPYSIPPCEHHVNGSRPPCTGEGDTPKCSKFCEPGYTPSYKEDKHYGCSSYSVSSSEKEIMAEIYKNGPVEAAFTVYSDFLLYKSGVYQHVTGEMMGGHAVRILGWGVENGTPYWLVGNSWNTDWGDNGFFKILRGRDHCGIESEIVAGIPCTDQYWKKI; from the exons ATGTGGCAGCTTTTGGCCTGTCTTAGCTGCCTGGTGGTGCTGGCCGGTGCCCAGAGCAGGCCGCCTTTCCAGCTGCTGTCCGATGAGCTGGTGAACTATGTTAACAAACGTAACACTACATGGAAG GCTGGACACAACTTCCATAATGTGGACCCGAGCTACCTGAGGAGGCTGTGTGGCACCTTCCTGGGTGGGCCCAAGCTGCCCCAGAG GGTTTGGTTTGCGGAGAACATGGTTCTGCCTGAAAACTTCGATGCCCGGGAACAGTGGCCTAACTGCCCGACCATCAAAGAGATCCGAGACCAGGGCTCCTGCGGGTCCTGCTGG GCATTTGGGGCCGTGGAAGCCATTTCTGACCGGATCTGTATCCGCACCAACGGGCACGTCAATGTGGAGGTGTCTGCTGAGGACATGCTCACCTGCTGTGGCGACCAGTGTGGGGACGG CTGTAACGGGGGCTTTCCTGCTGAAGCTTGGAACTTCTGGACAAAACAAGGCCTGGTTTCCGGTGGTCTCTACGAATCTCATGTAG GCTGCAGACCCTACTCCATTCCTCCCTGCGAGCACCACGTGAACGGCTCCCGGCCCCCATGCACAGGGGAGGGGGATACCCCCAAGTGCAGCAAGTTCTGCGAGCCCGGCTACACCCCGTCCTACAAAGAAGACAAGCACTATG GATGCAGTTCCTACAGCGTGTCCAGCAGCGAGAAGGAGATCATGGCGGAGATCTACAAGAACGGCCCGGTGGAGGCGGCCTTCACCGTGTATTCCGACTTCCTGCTGTACAAGTCTG GAGTATACCAGCACGTCACTGGAGAGATGATGGGGGGCCATGCTGTCCGCATCCTGGGCTGGGGAGTGGAGAACGGCACGCCCTACTGGCTGGTTGGCAACTCCTGGAACACGGACTGGGGCGACAATG GTTTCTTTAAAATCCTCAGAGGACGGGATCACTGTGGAATCGAATCAGAAATTGTGGCTGGGATCCCATGTACTGACCAGTACTGGAAAAAGATCTAA